The proteins below come from a single uncultured Carboxylicivirga sp. genomic window:
- a CDS encoding cupin domain-containing protein translates to MLNVLVVYAVNEEKVTLTMPNCNFHYCKTGVGKVSAALAVEKSIEAYKPEIVLNIGTAGSVKFPVGTIHLCCKFVDRDMEKLHAFGVPYMEDFTDEVQQLPFFKDWQFDSTCNTGDTFLTEADGTGDVFDMESFAIARVCRVHQIPFVGVKYVTDKIGENSVKHWEEKLAEAQAGLQKFVDENHLQVPANYLAKKVQRIVETYQMERHPEGGWYKELFRSGIDIIRSENKRKALTSIYYLMADNEFSAFHRIMSPEVWYYHEGMPIIIHQIDKSGNYKAIELSAQSGVWQHTVDAGVWFAAELKDGYGYGLVSCAVAPGFEYKDFELAHKNELSKLFPQHSEVINRLIR, encoded by the coding sequence ATGCTGAATGTACTGGTGGTTTATGCAGTCAACGAAGAAAAAGTAACCCTTACAATGCCCAACTGCAACTTTCATTACTGTAAAACAGGAGTGGGTAAGGTAAGTGCAGCCTTGGCTGTTGAAAAAAGTATTGAAGCGTATAAACCCGAAATAGTGTTGAATATAGGTACTGCCGGATCGGTAAAATTCCCGGTTGGAACCATACATCTGTGCTGTAAATTTGTGGATAGGGACATGGAAAAGCTGCATGCCTTTGGAGTTCCCTATATGGAAGATTTTACCGATGAGGTGCAACAATTACCCTTTTTTAAAGATTGGCAGTTTGATAGTACCTGTAATACCGGCGATACATTTTTAACTGAGGCTGATGGTACTGGAGATGTGTTTGATATGGAATCGTTTGCCATAGCAAGAGTGTGTCGTGTACATCAAATTCCGTTTGTGGGAGTTAAATATGTAACCGATAAAATTGGCGAAAACTCTGTTAAACACTGGGAAGAGAAACTTGCCGAAGCACAAGCCGGACTTCAAAAGTTTGTTGATGAAAACCACTTACAGGTTCCGGCCAACTATTTGGCAAAGAAAGTACAACGTATAGTTGAAACCTACCAAATGGAACGCCATCCTGAGGGAGGATGGTATAAAGAGTTGTTTCGATCGGGTATTGATATCATACGCTCAGAAAACAAACGAAAAGCATTAACATCTATTTATTACTTAATGGCGGATAATGAATTTTCGGCATTTCACCGTATTATGTCGCCGGAGGTATGGTATTATCACGAGGGAATGCCCATTATTATTCATCAAATAGATAAATCGGGTAATTATAAAGCAATTGAGCTGTCGGCTCAAAGTGGCGTTTGGCAACATACGGTTGATGCCGGAGTGTGGTTTGCTGCTGAATTAAAAGATGGATATGGTTATGGCTTGGTGAGTTGTGCGGTAGCTCCTGGTTTTGAGTATAAAGATTTTGAGTTGGCTCATAAAAACGAGTTAAGCAAATTGTTTCCGCAGCACAGCGAAGTAATTAACAGGTTGATTCGTTAA
- a CDS encoding chromate transporter, which yields MARAKENFDLFFTFVKLGSVMFGGGYAMIPILERDLVEKKNWITSDELLEIMSISQMTPGTIAINLATFIGSKRNGIWGGILASLGIIIPSLVCVTTLFFLMDSQMSNEYLVKVFTGIRACLAAMILHSVYKLFRSGIKSHIPFFIFLFTIAALLAGLHPIYAILIGGIAGFTWKWLIPYFRNK from the coding sequence ATGGCACGAGCAAAAGAAAACTTTGATTTATTCTTCACTTTTGTAAAGCTGGGTTCTGTTATGTTTGGTGGCGGTTATGCCATGATACCTATTTTGGAACGCGACCTGGTTGAGAAGAAAAACTGGATTACCAGCGACGAATTGCTGGAAATTATGTCTATATCACAAATGACTCCCGGAACCATTGCTATTAACCTGGCAACGTTTATTGGAAGCAAGCGTAACGGAATATGGGGGGGCATATTGGCATCTTTAGGCATTATTATTCCGTCGTTGGTGTGCGTAACAACGCTTTTCTTTTTAATGGATAGTCAAATGTCGAATGAGTATTTGGTTAAAGTATTTACCGGAATCAGAGCATGTCTGGCTGCCATGATTTTACACTCGGTGTATAAGCTCTTTCGTTCAGGTATTAAAAGTCACATTCCATTTTTTATCTTTCTTTTTACCATAGCGGCTTTATTGGCCGGGCTTCATCCTATATATGCCATTTTAATAGGCGGAATAGCAGGATTTACATGGAAATGGTTAATCCCCTATTTCCGCAATAAATAA
- a CDS encoding chromate transporter gives MIRDLYRLSVSFFKIGLFNFGGGLAMIPLILEELERNGWMTQEAFFNFFSLSQMTPGAIAMNTASYIGGSVAGVTGSVVATTSLAAPSVIVMLILARFLRKVKESDIKEAIFAGLKPVTVALILFAGIMVIRETHIGITLTDINWMAVALSLVCLSVIIWFKKVHPILLLLLSGAVGLVIF, from the coding sequence ATGATTAGAGATTTGTATCGACTATCAGTTTCGTTCTTCAAAATTGGATTATTTAACTTTGGAGGAGGTTTGGCTATGATCCCTCTTATTTTGGAAGAGTTGGAACGCAATGGTTGGATGACTCAGGAGGCTTTCTTTAACTTTTTTTCCTTATCGCAAATGACCCCCGGTGCCATTGCCATGAACACTGCTTCGTATATAGGAGGAAGTGTTGCCGGAGTAACCGGAAGCGTTGTTGCTACCACTTCGCTTGCAGCTCCCTCTGTAATAGTAATGTTAATACTAGCCCGTTTCTTGCGTAAAGTTAAGGAGAGCGATATTAAAGAAGCCATATTTGCCGGATTAAAACCCGTAACCGTGGCTTTGATTTTATTTGCAGGTATTATGGTGATTCGCGAAACTCATATTGGTATTACCCTAACAGATATTAACTGGATGGCTGTTGCTCTCTCGTTGGTGTGTTTATCCGTAATTATTTGGTTTAAAAAGGTTCATCCAATATTACTGCTTTTGCTATCGGGGGCTGTTGGTTTAGTTATTTTCTAG
- a CDS encoding inorganic phosphate transporter, producing MLIPFIIPFIVAMFLSINMGASGTAPAFSAAYGSKIINESLIPGLFGLAVFAGAIIGGKETAKTIGSGLLDPQLMSFSVVSIILFSVAISLLLANVVGIPQSTSQSTVTAVVAPAIYFNSFDSDKLFYEILPTWFIMPIASFVLAYCIGKYIYRPLRRRGYTISSKLNQSTYIKALVLGMSLYVAFSIGTNNVANAVGPITTMAFNELNIANENFVHVMILATLIVAPCFGIGSSIMGNKVLRNTGKEIVMFGRIEAAIIAFLSASLLLVASLIKGIPTSLVQLNVAAIIGIGIAKLGPKNILHKTEVRRFFIMWMISPCISFILSFSLIYMFDYYQLL from the coding sequence ATGTTAATACCTTTTATTATTCCGTTTATTGTTGCCATGTTTTTATCCATAAATATGGGAGCAAGTGGCACAGCTCCAGCTTTTTCGGCAGCATACGGTTCTAAAATCATCAACGAAAGCTTAATACCGGGCTTGTTCGGCTTAGCAGTATTTGCAGGTGCCATAATTGGAGGAAAAGAAACTGCAAAAACAATTGGAAGTGGTTTGCTCGATCCGCAACTTATGTCATTTTCGGTAGTATCCATTATCTTATTCTCAGTAGCCATATCATTGCTTTTGGCCAATGTGGTTGGCATCCCACAATCAACCAGCCAATCAACTGTAACAGCAGTAGTTGCCCCAGCTATTTACTTCAATTCTTTTGATAGTGATAAATTGTTTTATGAGATTCTTCCCACCTGGTTTATTATGCCTATTGCGTCTTTCGTTTTGGCCTATTGTATCGGTAAATACATTTATCGCCCGCTTCGAAGACGTGGATATACTATCTCGTCGAAACTAAATCAGAGTACTTATATCAAAGCCTTGGTGCTAGGTATGTCGTTGTATGTTGCCTTTTCCATTGGTACTAATAACGTTGCCAATGCAGTTGGCCCCATTACCACAATGGCATTTAACGAACTTAATATTGCCAACGAAAATTTTGTACATGTAATGATACTCGCAACATTAATTGTTGCCCCATGTTTTGGTATAGGCAGTTCAATAATGGGTAATAAAGTATTAAGAAATACCGGGAAAGAAATTGTAATGTTTGGACGAATAGAAGCCGCAATTATCGCTTTTTTGTCGGCATCTCTTCTTTTGGTTGCTTCATTAATAAAAGGCATACCTACCTCGCTGGTTCAATTAAATGTTGCTGCTATTATTGGTATAGGCATTGCCAAACTAGGTCCCAAAAACATATTACACAAAACAGAGGTAAGGCGCTTTTTTATTATGTGGATGATATCGCCTTGTATATCATTTATACTCAGCTTTAGCTTAATTTATATGTTTGATTATTATCAATTGCTATAA
- a CDS encoding response regulator transcription factor, translating to MNTNLKIFLVDDHNLFREGIRFLLNRCDNVSEIYEANNGKELLEQVESVGPDIILMDIDMPVMNGIEATYKVLKLLPDCKVIALSMHADECYYKDMIDAGAKGFLLKNSRFEILKQAIEDVYNGNSYFSPEILNSILKNMSKAHKNDRSSELTEREAEVLLHICKGLQNGEIAELLFLSKRTIDKHRQNILLKTESRNTAELVVYAIKNGYYKFE from the coding sequence ATGAATACAAACCTAAAAATATTTCTGGTAGACGACCATAATTTGTTCCGTGAAGGCATCCGTTTTTTACTCAACAGATGCGATAACGTATCTGAAATATACGAAGCCAATAATGGTAAAGAATTACTCGAACAGGTTGAATCGGTTGGGCCGGATATCATCCTAATGGATATTGATATGCCGGTAATGAATGGAATAGAAGCTACCTATAAAGTACTGAAGCTTTTACCGGATTGTAAAGTAATAGCTCTATCGATGCATGCCGATGAATGCTACTATAAAGACATGATAGATGCAGGAGCCAAAGGTTTTTTACTTAAAAATTCGAGATTTGAGATTCTGAAGCAAGCCATTGAAGATGTATACAATGGAAATAGTTACTTCTCGCCCGAGATATTGAACTCGATTTTGAAAAACATGAGTAAGGCTCATAAAAATGATCGCTCATCGGAACTTACCGAGCGCGAAGCCGAGGTGTTATTGCATATTTGTAAAGGGCTACAGAATGGTGAAATAGCTGAACTTTTATTTTTAAGCAAACGAACCATTGATAAACACCGACAGAACATACTCTTAAAAACCGAATCGAGAAACACAGCCGAATTGGTTGTTTATGCTATCAAAAATGGTTATTACAAATTTGAATAA
- a CDS encoding histidine kinase gives MVILVSLSLSVLIQFTAFFITISLIPKTRYNVAWISISIGFLLMALRRLNDLLVLINSEDDGLLMQMNSWIAVVISFTMLTASIYIRKIFAQLNHLEGIRQDNEAKVLSAILQTEEKERLHFSKELHDGLGPILSSIKMLLSAFNIQSMQTENKEIIERTETAVDQAIQTTKEISNYLNPKVLERFGLKKALKNFVDDIEASKKLKIKLNINLSEDINNYTIALIVYRVYCELINNTLKHAMADSALISIYTHQQKLVGLYEDDGIGFNTKQKQLNGSGLLNIKSRIKSVNGSIEISSTTGNGIYVKFDIPL, from the coding sequence ATGGTTATTTTAGTTTCTTTAAGTTTATCGGTGCTGATACAATTCACTGCCTTCTTCATCACCATTAGCCTGATACCCAAGACCAGGTATAATGTTGCCTGGATAAGTATCTCCATTGGTTTTTTATTAATGGCGCTTCGAAGATTGAATGACCTACTGGTTTTAATTAACAGTGAAGATGACGGTTTACTAATGCAAATGAATAGTTGGATAGCCGTAGTTATTTCATTTACTATGTTAACTGCATCTATCTATATCCGTAAAATTTTTGCACAGTTAAATCATCTGGAAGGAATCAGACAAGACAATGAAGCAAAAGTATTAAGCGCCATTTTGCAAACAGAGGAAAAAGAGCGATTACATTTTTCGAAAGAGTTACACGATGGATTAGGCCCTATTCTAAGCTCTATTAAAATGCTTTTATCAGCATTTAATATCCAATCGATGCAAACAGAAAACAAAGAAATTATAGAACGAACCGAAACCGCAGTTGATCAAGCAATTCAAACGACTAAAGAGATATCGAACTATTTAAACCCAAAAGTACTAGAGCGCTTTGGATTAAAGAAAGCCCTAAAGAATTTTGTAGATGATATTGAAGCTTCGAAAAAATTGAAGATCAAATTAAACATCAACCTGAGTGAAGATATCAACAATTACACCATTGCTCTGATCGTATATCGCGTATATTGCGAATTGATCAATAATACACTCAAACATGCAATGGCTGATTCTGCCTTAATATCGATTTACACTCATCAGCAAAAGCTGGTAGGGCTATACGAAGACGACGGTATTGGTTTTAATACCAAGCAAAAACAGTTGAATGGTTCGGGATTATTAAATATTAAATCGCGAATAAAATCGGTAAATGGGAGTATTGAAATTAGCTCAACAACCGGCAACGGTATTTATGTAAAATTTGATATTCCCCTATGA
- a CDS encoding sialate O-acetylesterase, whose translation MKLGTVLLLSLLCVSAFAKKKGDEFKLFYLGGQSNMVGYGYTKDLPDSLIKNLDDVWIYHGNPVSDGNDTGGLGLWEPLKPGHGTGFKTDGENNTLSNRFGLELSFAYRLKQLYPDAKIAIIKYARGGSSIDSLAGGGFGCWEPDYRGKGGINQWDYFLKTVNGALSQPDINGDGKTDVLIPCGMAWMQGESDADKSVEIAQRYEANLKRLMDMIRAAFRTDDLPVVIGKITDSWNNDKGIVWPYGDLVRQAQEDYVRKDHKADIVRDTKYYHYSDRWHYKSNDYIDFGVKVADKMYKLMEE comes from the coding sequence ATGAAATTAGGAACTGTATTATTACTATCGCTTTTATGTGTTTCGGCATTTGCTAAAAAGAAAGGCGATGAGTTTAAATTGTTTTATCTGGGAGGCCAATCAAATATGGTTGGATATGGCTATACAAAAGATTTGCCTGATAGCCTGATTAAGAATCTAGATGATGTATGGATATATCATGGAAATCCGGTTAGTGATGGAAACGATACCGGTGGGCTTGGCTTATGGGAACCCTTGAAGCCAGGTCATGGAACAGGTTTTAAGACCGATGGAGAAAACAATACTTTAAGTAATCGCTTTGGCCTGGAGTTAAGTTTTGCCTATCGATTAAAGCAACTTTATCCCGATGCCAAAATTGCAATTATTAAGTATGCACGTGGAGGAAGTTCAATAGATAGTTTAGCCGGAGGAGGTTTTGGTTGTTGGGAACCGGATTATAGGGGAAAAGGAGGAATTAATCAATGGGATTATTTCCTTAAAACCGTAAATGGAGCATTATCTCAGCCAGATATTAATGGTGATGGTAAAACAGATGTGTTAATTCCATGTGGAATGGCGTGGATGCAAGGAGAAAGTGATGCTGATAAATCGGTGGAGATTGCACAACGTTATGAGGCCAACCTTAAGCGATTAATGGATATGATTCGAGCTGCATTCCGAACAGATGATTTACCGGTTGTAATTGGAAAAATTACCGACTCGTGGAATAATGATAAAGGCATTGTTTGGCCTTATGGTGATTTAGTTCGCCAGGCGCAAGAAGATTATGTGCGTAAAGACCATAAAGCTGATATTGTTAGAGATACTAAGTATTATCACTATTCAGATCGATGGCATTATAAAAGCAACGATTATATCGACTTTGGCGTAAAGGTGGCCGATAAGATGTATAAGTTAATGGAAGAATAA
- a CDS encoding NAD-dependent epimerase/dehydratase family protein, with protein sequence MNTLLVTGGTGYVGGWIVKGLLDKGYTVRLTVRDKNNEAKYEPLRQIALTTKGKLEIWEADLLEDGSFDDAAIGCDAILHVASPFTLRFKDAQRDLVDPALKGTRNVLYAASKSGSVKKVILTSSIAAIHGDNIDMSEQRLHEFNEEQFNTSSSLTHQPYSYSKVMAEKEAWKIAEAQDEWKLVVINPSFVMGPSLSALSDSESLNFMKDMLSGKYSMGAPSIMFGFVDVRDVAKAHILALENEYSQGRHLLAERTIDVLEYAQIIENAFPKKFKLPKKHAAKFLLLLVGWMFNLSTKFIKRNVGYPLRLNASKSREELKLEYISLEQTVKDMVEQMLDDKLV encoded by the coding sequence ATGAACACCCTATTAGTAACAGGTGGAACAGGATATGTAGGCGGCTGGATAGTTAAAGGACTTCTGGACAAAGGTTACACTGTTCGTCTTACTGTAAGAGATAAAAATAACGAAGCAAAATACGAACCTCTTAGGCAAATTGCTTTAACAACCAAAGGCAAACTTGAAATATGGGAAGCCGATTTACTGGAAGATGGATCCTTTGACGATGCAGCTATAGGTTGCGACGCTATACTTCATGTGGCCTCTCCTTTTACCCTTCGATTTAAAGATGCTCAACGCGATTTGGTTGATCCGGCCCTAAAAGGAACACGTAACGTATTATATGCAGCCAGCAAATCAGGTAGCGTAAAAAAAGTAATCCTAACATCAAGTATTGCTGCTATTCATGGCGATAATATTGATATGTCAGAACAGCGATTACACGAATTTAACGAAGAGCAATTCAATACCTCCAGTAGCTTAACTCATCAACCCTATTCGTATTCGAAAGTGATGGCTGAGAAAGAAGCCTGGAAAATAGCAGAAGCTCAGGATGAATGGAAATTAGTAGTGATAAATCCATCATTTGTAATGGGACCTTCCTTATCAGCTTTGTCAGACTCCGAAAGTTTGAATTTTATGAAAGATATGCTTTCGGGAAAATATTCTATGGGAGCGCCCTCTATTATGTTTGGTTTTGTTGATGTACGTGATGTTGCCAAAGCTCATATACTTGCTCTTGAAAATGAATACAGCCAAGGCCGTCATTTACTGGCAGAAAGAACAATTGATGTACTGGAATATGCACAGATCATCGAAAATGCTTTCCCTAAAAAATTTAAACTACCAAAGAAACATGCGGCAAAGTTTTTGTTACTATTGGTAGGTTGGATGTTTAACCTAAGTACAAAATTTATAAAACGAAATGTAGGCTACCCTCTACGATTAAACGCCAGTAAAAGTCGTGAAGAACTGAAATTGGAGTATATTTCTTTAGAGCAAACTGTTAAAGATATGGTTGAACAAATGCTTGACGACAAATTAGTTTAA
- a CDS encoding porin family protein, producing the protein MKKLFIIAALIGVVGTINAQDRIAVGLKAGFNSTKIKISDFTSSEDLQNVKNEAKGGFLFGAYGKLRLIGSLSFQPELYYAKKTTEMKAYYDGGFTPSTNDFHTWDIPLLANLQILDLSVIKVYGIAGPVASFIAKTKTDLPGWDEYKKSNWTFQAGAGVEIWKLTADVRYEWGLSDISDLADYQIGQRTDVLTFSIGYKLFGI; encoded by the coding sequence ATGAAAAAGCTTTTTATAATAGCAGCCTTAATTGGTGTTGTTGGAACTATTAACGCACAGGACAGAATAGCAGTTGGATTAAAGGCTGGTTTTAACTCGACTAAAATAAAAATCTCAGATTTTACTTCTAGTGAAGATTTGCAGAATGTAAAAAACGAAGCTAAAGGAGGTTTTCTATTTGGAGCCTATGGTAAATTAAGACTAATTGGATCTTTATCTTTTCAACCTGAATTATACTACGCAAAGAAAACTACTGAAATGAAAGCCTATTACGATGGAGGTTTTACACCTAGTACTAATGACTTTCATACATGGGATATTCCGTTACTAGCCAACCTTCAAATACTAGATCTTTCAGTTATTAAAGTATATGGTATTGCAGGACCCGTGGCTTCTTTTATTGCAAAAACAAAAACTGATCTTCCAGGATGGGATGAATACAAAAAAAGCAACTGGACATTTCAGGCTGGTGCAGGAGTTGAAATCTGGAAGTTAACTGCTGATGTTCGCTACGAATGGGGATTATCTGACATCTCAGACTTGGCAGATTATCAAATTGGTCAACGCACTGATGTACTAACCTTCTCTATTGGATACAAATTATTCGGAATTTAA
- a CDS encoding carboxypeptidase-like regulatory domain-containing protein, with the protein MNRSEDHNKINTLATFFKYLKGKMNASDQHAFERNLLNDAFESDAFDGLKHFNENEIEEELAFLKNTINPVKSYNVRFLHKKSLAIAASIIVILGLISTLWLLQPSQPVLVSESSEVHMDLPKEPVTTKKAIIDKVAVQPESVRLESNESTSKQPDDKSEMILADHTSREENTINQEDEITSSNKVIHQPALSKAKRLRLKTTTIEPQQNITTAYSRECIDSNNISVTGTLKGESFAGGGYGQIELVTIRGKVKDQYQHPVQGANIQIKGTSHATLSNADGSYELNYPINDSSQTIVTSFIGYKPSEMIRNSEDSLNFTLNEEFYSLSEVQSISPEELTIQEDYISAEPEMGMDAYLDEILKNMRYPASGSGKKETVVANIIISDKGDVQDIIIKRSPNDDFSIETIRLIKKGPLWKPALRYGMPVQDEVKIKLQFLAPSQNN; encoded by the coding sequence ATGAATAGGTCTGAAGATCATAACAAAATAAATACACTGGCAACATTTTTCAAGTATCTGAAAGGAAAAATGAATGCCTCAGATCAACATGCCTTTGAGCGAAATTTGTTGAACGATGCTTTTGAATCAGATGCTTTCGATGGTCTCAAACATTTCAACGAAAACGAAATAGAAGAAGAGCTAGCCTTCCTTAAAAACACAATCAATCCTGTCAAATCATATAATGTAAGGTTTCTACATAAAAAGTCTTTGGCTATTGCAGCCAGTATTATTGTTATTCTTGGATTGATTTCCACTTTATGGCTACTGCAGCCCAGCCAACCTGTTTTAGTCTCCGAAAGCAGTGAAGTTCACATGGACTTACCCAAGGAACCTGTTACAACTAAAAAAGCAATAATTGATAAGGTAGCAGTACAGCCTGAGTCTGTTCGACTAGAAAGTAATGAGAGTACTTCGAAACAACCTGATGATAAAAGCGAAATGATCTTAGCTGATCACACCTCAAGAGAAGAAAATACTATAAATCAAGAAGACGAGATTACATCATCCAATAAAGTCATTCATCAACCTGCTTTAAGCAAAGCTAAACGATTAAGATTAAAAACAACAACCATTGAACCTCAACAAAACATTACTACCGCTTATAGCCGTGAATGCATCGATAGTAATAACATATCAGTAACAGGCACTCTCAAAGGCGAATCTTTTGCAGGTGGTGGATACGGGCAAATAGAACTGGTAACTATTCGTGGTAAAGTTAAAGACCAATATCAACATCCGGTACAAGGAGCCAACATTCAAATCAAAGGTACATCGCATGCAACCCTTTCAAATGCTGATGGAAGCTACGAACTCAATTACCCTATTAATGATAGCTCACAAACCATTGTTACATCCTTTATAGGATATAAGCCATCAGAAATGATACGTAACAGTGAAGATTCACTTAACTTTACTCTTAATGAGGAATTTTATTCACTAAGCGAAGTTCAATCTATCTCACCTGAAGAATTGACTATTCAAGAAGATTATATTTCTGCCGAACCTGAAATGGGAATGGATGCATACCTCGATGAAATTCTTAAAAATATGCGATATCCCGCTAGTGGAAGTGGCAAAAAAGAAACGGTTGTGGCAAATATTATCATTTCAGACAAAGGTGATGTGCAGGATATTATTATTAAACGATCACCTAACGATGATTTTTCCATCGAAACTATCCGATTAATTAAAAAAGGACCACTTTGGAAGCCAGCCTTAAGATATGGTATGCCTGTGCAAGACGAAGTAAAAATAAAACTTCAATTTCTTGCACCTTCCCAAAACAACTAG
- a CDS encoding sigma-70 family RNA polymerase sigma factor: protein MIQNLFKIKPLSDDQLIRKFVDTQNSDFLGQLYERYMHLVYGVCLKYLKNKQDAQDAVLGIFEKINKEILNKEINDFKPWLYVVAKNYCLMQLRKEQSLKKNSLEYEKSELHFMENEQEMHPVNDWEPNELDLRLKECLEKLKDRQRSCIELFYFKELCYKEISEKLTLDVKKVKSYIQNGKRNLKICIESKHE from the coding sequence ATGATTCAAAATTTATTTAAAATTAAACCATTAAGTGACGATCAGTTGATCCGAAAATTTGTAGACACACAAAATTCCGATTTTCTGGGACAACTCTACGAAAGATATATGCATTTGGTCTATGGAGTTTGCCTGAAATACCTAAAAAACAAACAAGATGCTCAGGATGCTGTATTAGGTATCTTTGAAAAGATCAATAAAGAAATTCTAAATAAAGAAATAAACGATTTTAAGCCATGGCTGTATGTTGTTGCCAAAAATTACTGCCTGATGCAGCTTCGAAAAGAGCAGAGTTTAAAAAAGAATTCATTAGAATACGAAAAAAGTGAACTTCATTTTATGGAAAATGAGCAAGAGATGCATCCTGTAAATGATTGGGAGCCTAATGAGTTGGATTTACGACTAAAAGAATGCCTTGAAAAACTAAAAGACAGACAACGAAGTTGTATTGAATTGTTTTATTTTAAAGAACTTTGCTATAAAGAAATAAGTGAGAAACTTACACTTGATGTTAAAAAGGTGAAGAGCTATATTCAGAATGGTAAGCGAAATTTAAAAATTTGCATTGAATCAAAACATGAATAG